The region TTCACATTGTTGGGGCGTTGTTGTTCATTCCGGCGATGGTGTCGCTGCTAAAGCCGAAGTTTGCGATGGGGAATCGTGGCGCCAGCGCGGAGAAATGAGGAGAAGAAAACCGCACCCCTGGCCCCTCTCCATAACTGGAGAGGGGGCAATCTAAGGGCAGGATGAGGGTAGGTGAAGAGAGGACCCGATGGGTGAGGTCAGACACTTGGTTCATCACTCCCTATACAACCACCCACGACGTACCAGCCATTTTTCGATTTCAACCCCAATAAATACCACTGACGAAAGTGCGAGACTCAGCGCCAGTTCTGACATCGACAACGGTTCGGTCTTGAAAATGGCGTTCAGCAGCGGCACGTAGATCGTCGCCATCTGGAGGGTGAAGGTCAACGCAACAGCACCTAGGAGGGGCAGGTTAGACAAGGGACCTTGTTGAAAAAAAGATTCTCGCTCTGAGCGAATCGCTAACACGTGTCCCATTTGCGAGAGCGTCAGTGTCGTAAACACCATCGTTTGCCAGTGTGCTGACCCAGTGTGATATGCCCAGGCTTGCGTCACCAGGGAAGCACCACCCATCAGCAGTCCAACCCAGACGATATGCTGCCACAAGCCATGCGCAAAAATGCTCTCGCGTGGTGGTCGTGGTGGGCGCTGCATAATGGTGCGTTCTTCTGGCTCTGCTGCGAGTGCCAGGCCTGGGAGACCATCCGTCACCAGGTTTATCCACAGGATATGTATAGGCAGCAGCGGAATCGGCAAACCCAGAAACGGCGCGAGGAAAATCGTCCAGATCTCTCCGGCATTACTGGTCATGGTGTATTTGATGAACTTACGAATGTTGTCGAAGATACGCCGCCCGGCACGTACCGCCGCAACGATGGTAGCGAAGTTGTCGTCGAGTAACACCATGTGTGCGGCTTCGCGGGCGACATCTGTGCCCGTGCGTCCCATCGCGACGCCGATGTCTGCCCGCTTGAGCGCTGGCGCGTCGTTCACCCCATCCCCAGTCATCGCGACAAACTCGCCCTTGTCCTGCAAGGCTTTGACGATGCGAATTTTCTGCGCTGGTGCAACACGTGCATAGACGCGGATATGCGCCGCCCGCTGCGCGAACGTCTCTTCCGACAGGGATTCGAGTTCCTGGCCAGTCATGACGGTGGCATCGTTGGCAATAATTCCTAGCCGCCTGGCAATGGCGCACGCGGTTGCGGGATGGTCACCAGTGATCATGACCGGTGTGATACCAGCAGACTGACATTGTGCGACGGCAGCTTGCGCTTCGTGGCGTGGCGGGTCCATAAGTCCCACTAAGCCGATACACGTCAGCCCGGTTTCGACATTGGTCGGCGAGAGGCTGGCCGGCAATTGGGGCCACAGACGAAAGCCGAAGGCTAAGACCCGTAACCCGTCCGTGGCCATGCGTTCAGCAACCTGCAAAATATGTGCTGGGTCAAGTGTGGTGGGTCCACTTGGCGTAAACAATTTGTCACATTGCTTCAGCAACTGCTCGGGAGCACCTTTGCTGAAAGCGATCAGGCCTTCAGTATGTGGGTGAAACGTCGTCATGCATTTACGGTCGGAATCGAACGGCAACTCCGCTACCCGTGGTGCGCGAGCCCCACACTGTGTGTGATCATAGCCTGCACGACGGGCGGCGTCATAGAGTGCGACTTCGGTTGGGTCTCCGACAATCTCCTCATGCTCTCCTTGTGTGGCATCGTTATTGGGTGCTATGGCTTGATACAGTAAGCGCAGGGGTTCACTGTTTGCATGAGCAGACGGCCTTTCTTTTTCCACTTGCCCGTCGACATAGATTTGTTCAACCTGCATGGAATTCTGCGTCAGGGTGCCGGTCTTGTCCGAGCAGATATACGTGACCGACCCCAAGGTCTCGACAGCGGGGAGTCGTCGCACGAGGGCGTGCTGGCGGACCATCTGACGTGCCCCTAATGCCAGAGCAATGGTGATGACCGCCGGCAGTGCCTCGGGAATCGCAGCCACGGCTAAACTGACGGCAGTGAGGAACATCAGCGTAATCGGTTTGCCTTGCAGTACACCCACGGCGAAAACGATGGCGCATATCGCCAATGCCGCCAGGGCGAGCCGTTGGCCGAATTGCGCTAAGCGCTTTTGTAGTGGCGTTTTGACCTCTTCTTCACTACTCAGCAGTGTGGCAATTTTCCCCAGTTCTGTATGCATGCCGGTGGCGACAACCACACCGCTCCCACGACCATAGGTCACAAGGGCGCCTTTGTAGGCCATGTTGTGTCGATCTCCCAGTGGCAGATTGGGGTCGGTCAGCGCGGGAACACCTTTCTCCACTGGTACGGATTCGCCAGTTAACGCCGCTTCATCTACCTTCAATTGAACAGCTTCTATCAGCCGCAAATCGGCAGGGATGAGGTTACCGGCTTCGAGGAGTACGATATCGCCAGGAACAATCTGTGATGAGTCGAGCGTGAGTACGTGTCCGTCACGTCGAACGGTTGCGAACGGTGCGGCGAGTCGTTTGAGTGCGGCGATTGCTTGCTCGGCACGATACTCCTGCACGAAGCCCAACACGCCGTTGAGCAAAACGATCA is a window of Deltaproteobacteria bacterium DNA encoding:
- a CDS encoding calcium-translocating P-type ATPase, PMCA-type; this translates as MKNGTPQKTPELTTASEERVWHVASAEVVARQLNVDRTSGLSAAEVAQRRSIYGFNAIEERRQRQPWQILLDQFTDFMILVLLAAAVIAGFVGAPEDTIAIAVIVLLNGVLGFVQEYRAEQAIAALKRLAAPFATVRRDGHVLTLDSSQIVPGDIVLLEAGNLIPADLRLIEAVQLKVDEAALTGESVPVEKGVPALTDPNLPLGDRHNMAYKGALVTYGRGSGVVVATGMHTELGKIATLLSSEEEVKTPLQKRLAQFGQRLALAALAICAIVFAVGVLQGKPITLMFLTAVSLAVAAIPEALPAVITIALALGARQMVRQHALVRRLPAVETLGSVTYICSDKTGTLTQNSMQVEQIYVDGQVEKERPSAHANSEPLRLLYQAIAPNNDATQGEHEEIVGDPTEVALYDAARRAGYDHTQCGARAPRVAELPFDSDRKCMTTFHPHTEGLIAFSKGAPEQLLKQCDKLFTPSGPTTLDPAHILQVAERMATDGLRVLAFGFRLWPQLPASLSPTNVETGLTCIGLVGLMDPPRHEAQAAVAQCQSAGITPVMITGDHPATACAIARRLGIIANDATVMTGQELESLSEETFAQRAAHIRVYARVAPAQKIRIVKALQDKGEFVAMTGDGVNDAPALKRADIGVAMGRTGTDVAREAAHMVLLDDNFATIVAAVRAGRRIFDNIRKFIKYTMTSNAGEIWTIFLAPFLGLPIPLLPIHILWINLVTDGLPGLALAAEPEERTIMQRPPRPPRESIFAHGLWQHIVWVGLLMGGASLVTQAWAYHTGSAHWQTMVFTTLTLSQMGHVLAIRSERESFFQQGPLSNLPLLGAVALTFTLQMATIYVPLLNAIFKTEPLSMSELALSLALSSVVFIGVEIEKWLVRRGWLYRE